DNA sequence from the Rubripirellula tenax genome:
ACCCGAAGAATCGAAAAGACAATTTGTCCGCGAGCGAAAAGGCTGGAATCAAGAAGTACATTGCGATCACGGACAAGTGGTTGAAGGAGAACTCACGGTGAAAAACCCCGAGGTTGAACATGAACAAGAAAACTGAAAAGACAGTCGGCAGCGAACTGGTGGAGCGTCTCGAACGCTTCGCCAAGAAACTCGAAGCGGTCGATAGCGTCGATGATCTATCGACGTTCTTAACTGTTCGCAAAGTGAAGTTGAGTTTAAGCCCAGCAACCTTTAGCGGCGAGCAAGTCAAAGCAGTTAGAGAGTCGTTGCAAGTGAGCCAGGCCGTGTTCGCTGACTTTCTTGGCGTGTCCGTGGGGGCGGTTCGCGATTGGGAACAAGGGATCAACGAACCGATCGGTCCGGTGTGTCGAATCATGGAAGAAATCACAAACGACCTGAAATCGTGGTCGCGACGGATTCGTGAACTCGCCAATGTCACTGCTAGTTGCTGAAGCAGCATTGAAGATTTAAGGATGACCAACATGGAGCCAAGCGGGCAAGAATTCAACCCGAACGACGTGCCTGGCTCGGCACCTTCTCGTTTAACGAACCTCGTTGATGAATACTCGGCTTTGGTTTCAGACTCTCAAAATCCAAGTTGGGAGTTGATTGAGGCTAAGCTGATCGACGTTCACGACTGGACACCGGACGCTGCCCACGCACTTGTGAAAATGGCTAAGCAATACGGTTGGTTCTTTTTGCGAAATGCAACGGCCCTAGCGATTGCGTGTGACCAAGAAGATGGTGATATGAGAATCTGATCGCCAAGCGGTCAAAGCTCATCTATTCCGATCGACTTTAGGTGCTGATAGGTCGAGTCATAGAATTCGGGCGCCCGTGTTGGATCTTTGGCATCGCCATCGGGAACGCAGATTACCATTCCGTGCCTTGCCCGCGTTAACAGCACTCGATACGCGTTCTTCAGGTATGACTGACGTTCTGCTTTGTTGATCTTTTGCCATTTGTTTCCTCGAAACGAACAGTAAATCCATCCATCATCAGCATGCCGAAAGTCCGCATCCCAGGTGACGCAGGCCCAATCGAGTTCGAGGCCTTGGAGCTGGTCAGAATCTCATCGAACATTGAAGAACTCATTGAAAACGCGAATGCAGAGATTCGATGCGTCGCTTCAACGGAAGGTGTAACTATTCAGCCGCGTGAGATTGGTGTTGGCTGATTTTGGCGGATTCGTTCTGATTTGCAAACCATGGACGAAGCCACCACCACCGCCCCGACGATCGATTCGAGTTTGCTCGATAAGCTGCTCAGCAACCAGCTCAGCGAAGCCGACGCCCGCAGCTTTGCTCTGGGTGATCCCGAGTGCTTGGTTTTCACGCTGCTGGCGATTCAGCAGCGTTTGGCGAATACCTCGCAAACCATTGGCCCCAACACACCTTCCGCTGCGATCTCCCCCTTCGCTGTCACTGGGCGATTGAGAAGGGACCACCTGTGGGCGCCTCTGGTCCCTTTTGAAATTGGTGGTTTGGGATCGGGCGGTTTCGCCTGATCTACTTATCTTTTTCGGCTTCCGAGCCGGTGGGCGCTTTGGTCCCTTTTGAACTTTTCTCGGCATTTTTCAGACGGTAGCTACGGCCTGTGAGCTTCATGATCTCCGCCGATTGCAGGAACCGATCCAGGATCGCACTGGCGCTGGGTACGTCGCCGATCAGTTTGCCCCAGTCTTCCAGCGGGCGGTTCGTCGTCATGATCGTGCTGCGAACTTCGTGACGACGCATGATGATCTCGAATAGGTATTCGCCGCTGCGTTTGGGCAACTGCTTCATCCCCATGTCGTCGATGATTAACAGGTCAGGTTTGAGGTAACGCGCCAGCACTTTCTCTTCACCGCCCATCGCTTCGTCGTGCAAGAAGTCACGCACCACATCAAAGATGCTGCGGTAATAGACCATCGCGCCTGATCGTATCACTGCGTGACCGATCGCTTGAGCGAGGTGACTCTTGCCCGTTCCGGGCGGGCCACACATCAGCACGTCTTTGGCACCGCGAAGGAAGTGTCCGCTGGCTAAGTCAAAGACTTTCGCGCGGTCGATGCTTCGGTTGAAAGAGAAGTCAAAGTCTTCCAATCGGCGCACATCGCGAAAGCCTGCGCGACGGACACCGCGGTCGATCTTGCGATCGTTTCTAACCAGCGATTCATCGGCCAGCACCAGTTCCAAGAACTCCAGGTGAGTTAGCTTGCTTGCGGTGGCTTCTTGAAGTCGAACCTCGAGCGTTTCGGCCATGCCGCCCAGACGCAGTTCGCGCAGAGTTCGTGAGAGTGATTCATTCATTGATCGTTTCCTCCATGAAACGTTTTGGGAAAGAGTTAAGAAGTCAATTGGTTCTGAACGCACTCGTGAACGAAGCGTTCGTAATCCGCCAGCGGTCGGATCAGTTCGTGGTCTTCCAGGAACGGCATCAGTTCCTGAACCGGACCGCCACGCTGGATCAACTTGCGAATCGTCCGCAAGTGAAAGTCACCATGACGCCACGCGATCTCACACGCCTGTTCGATCTGGTCGCAGCGATACTGATTCGTCAACGACAGCAGTCCTTGTAGAACGCGGGTGCCAGCGATGCCACGCTGCCGCAGCATCGACTGACTCCAACGAGTGCTGTGAACCCCGATAAACGCGGTCTTTTTGAGTAGATACGCACTGCCTCGTTCGACAGAGTTGATCTTTTCACTGGCGATGTGCTGAGTCTTGGTGTTGAACTTGCCCTGTTCGCTGCGGGCGAACACGGCGATGGTTTTCAAATCATCATCGAGCAGACGCACCGTGCGAGCGTCCCACCGCGCCCACACATTGCGGCCGACATACTCCGGAGGCGCGCTGTAAAACGCTCGATCGATCGCAACGTGTCCATCGCGGTTGACCTTGCGGCGAGCTTCACTGAAGTTTGCGAACCGCTCGGTGGGAAGCGGCAGCAGTGTATCCTTCTCAGCAGCCTCAAAGTGACTGCCCACTTGCTTGCGAGTCGTTCCGTGAATTCGCAAGTCGGCAACGGTCGCTTCCCAGTGTGTGAGAAAATCATTCTGCTCCAAAAGTGTTGCGAACGAGCGACCACGTAGTGCATTCTCTTGAACGTAGTCGACGCCACGTTCGACCTTGCCTTTATGACGAGGCGTGTACGGCCGCGTCGGCAGAATCGTAATGCCGTAGTGTTGCTCAAAGGCGCGCAGCTTCGGAACCAGTTCGGGGTCGTACCAGTCGGGGTTCTTCACTGCGGCGCGAAGGTTATCAATGACGACGGTTTTGGGAACGCCACCGAAATGCCAAAACGCATTCTCCAACGCCGCAATGAAGTCATCAGTGGTCTGCCTGAACACAACTTCGGCGTAACCCTTGCGAGAGTGACTCAGGACGACTCGAAGCACATGGGTGCGTCTTCGCTTGCCGTCCTTGCCGACGACCGGCGCGCCGGTGCCGAAGTCGACTTGAGCTTCCCAGCCTGGCGCGACTTCGATGCGCCGGAAGGCTTGTGGGTTTTCAGTGCGGAGCTTCTTGACGAACCGACGCACGCTCCAGTACTTGCCCTGGTAGTCACGCTCGAGCTGCAAGTCTTGGAAGATCCGCTGAGCGTGAAGCCCTTGGTCGAGTTTGTCTTGGATCAGTTGCCGAAACGGCTCGCACTGACTGGCCGACGTGACCGCTTGGGAGACCGGCGGCGGATCATCCGAGCCGGTGGGCGCCCCGGTCCCTTTTGAATCGGCGGCGGCGTACTGAGCCGGTTCCTGGTTCTGCAAATGCCGCCGAACGGTCTTTCGATCGACGCTGAGAGCCTCAGCGATCTGATGCTGGGACTGGCCTTGCTGATGTAACTTCTTGATCGCATTGGACTTGGTCACGCTTAAATGATTGGCCACAGTCTCCCGTTCTCGGTTTCGCTGTTTGCAAAACGAACAACAGTAATTCGGCCAACCCCCTCACTATGTGGAGGACTTTCAGGCGCCCATCACTGGTCCCTTTTCAGCGCCCCGTGACACTTCGCCAAACCGCCTGCCAAGCCGAAGCGTCTGTTGAAGTACGGCAATGAGTTGTTGACGTTTTTGTGGCACGATGATGTTCCGTCGGACAACAATGCCGGGGAGCGAGCGATTCGTCCGGCCGTAATGATTCGCAAGAACAGCTATTGCAACCACAGTGAACGCGGTGCGTTGACTCAGTCGGTGTTGATGACGGTATTTCGCACGCTTCGGCTTCGTGGACGTGAACCATTAGCGACGATCCTCGATGCCCTCGCTATCGACGCGGCAACCGGAAACATGCCACCGATGCCACAGAAGGCTGAATAGTTACGGCCAATACGAGCAGGATACGTCGCTCTACATCAACAAAGACACTGGTCAGTATTTCATCGTCGAAAGTGAGGAGTTTGTAAGCGGACCCGATGTCAGGTGTTCTCATCAAGTCAAGCCGCTCACACAGCAAGAACTCGAAGCACTTGTTTCTACGGACGCTGAATTGGCAAAGAAATGTCAACAAATGACGGCGGAGTCACCCTGATTTATTCCGACTTTGCCGAGAATCCGTAACAAGCACTACGCCGTCGGGTTCAGGCTTCTGGCGGGAACAAGTCAAACAGACGTTCGGCTTGGCGTATCTTCTGGCGACGCTCGTCGTTCAGATGCAAAGCGTCGATCGTTGCAATGCCGATCGGCGTTTTGCCCGCGATTGCATACTCGTCCCACTCGAAGTGGTCCAACCAGAGATGGGATCGCGGATTGAACAACGCGATCGGTTCGGACCAGCCAAGTGAGGCGACCGCCACGCGATCGGACTTGTGAAGATTGCAGCTCGGGCAGGCCAACGCCAAGTTTTCGGCGTCGTCGGAACCGCCTGCCGAACGTGGGAAAACATGCTCGACGTGAAACGTCGCACCCTGCAACGAATGGTGCATTCGGCAGTATTCACATCGACCGCCTGCTCGGGCGATCTCGATTTGTCGTGTCTCGGTGGAAACCACGATGCTAGGAAGGCTTGCGACCGAGAAGATGGAGTGCTTCGGCGCGTACTAGTGAAAGACGCTCACTCAGTTCGGCGAGTGCCGCCAAGTCAGCCCGCTCTTGATCGGTAAGTTGACCCTCGTTGTTGCGATCCATCAAATTTTGCAAACGCTGGTCGGCTTGCTCTGGCAAGCGGAGCATTGTGATGCTCTCGACCCATTGCAATGGTGCGTCAACTCTCGTGTCCATCGGCCAATCTCCGTGTGGGGTATGTCCGTCCATTGTACCCGCCGCCGTTCAACCCTGCGAAGCCCGACTTTGGCCAATCGTCAAGATTGCGAGTTGGACACTTGGGTCCAGAGTGGACCACAGCAACACCAACTCGCGTAGGGTGGAATCTGTGGCAGAGTGCTTCGCACTCTGCTTCGCCTATACCGGGGATCATGCTGATTCCCCGCGTTTCGGGCGATTGCGCTGATCCTGTATCGCCCATCTTGGGTTGGGTCACTTGGCCTGAGTGGCAAGCAAAGCGATCGCGTTGCCCATCTCGGGCGAGACGCCCTCCCAAGCGTCGATCACTTCGCGAAGCGAGGCATCGCTTTGCACGATTGCTCCCACACGCAGTTGCTCGCGTGTCGCCGCATCTGCGTGCGTCTCCGATGCCACTGCACCGAGAATCGCACCACCACATAGGCAAACCTCCGATCTCCCTAGTGTTTGCGACTCTCGTCCAATGATCTTTTGGATACAATTGATTCAGCCTCCTTGGGCGGCGATCTAGCTCATTTGTTTCGTTTCAGCTGCACCGATAAAATGATTTCCCCGCAACCACTCGATCCAATTCGTTCTCGGGTTGCTCAGGCCGCAACCACGTTGCCGGAGCAGCGAGTGCTTGCTGGACTGGAGCATTCCGAGCTTGCCATTCGCGTGGTCGAGGATGGCATTCGCGATCAGAATCCGCTTGCTGATGATGCGACGATCACACGGTTGCTGGCCGAGCGGATTGAGCTGATGCGTCGCATCCAAGATCGTACGTTGGCGAAAAAGTGAAGCTGCAAGAAGCGGTATCGCGAATCATCGTCGCACTGAATGATGCTAGGCTTGAATTCATGCTCGTGGGATCGTTCTCCAGCATGTACTACTCGTTTCCCCGTTCCACGACGGATGCCGACTTTGTCATCGGAACGTCGGACTGGGATGTGCAAGCACTCGCCAAGTCGCTCGGGAACGAATTTAAGTTTGATCCGCAGTTCTCGTTCGAGACCTTTGGCGGTTCGATGAAGAACGAGATTCAGATCGAAGGCACTCCGTTCCGAATCGAGTTGTTTGGGTTGACCGATCAGCCCTTCGATCGAGCACGTTTTGATCGTCGCCGAAAGGTCGCACTAGGCGGTGACGAGGTTTGGATCCCAACACCGGAAGACGTGATCTTGCAAAAGCTGACTTGGTCCCGCCCCAAAGACCAGGAAGACATTTTGGGCGTGATCGCAGTAAATCATGAGACTCTCACCGCGTCCGGTGATAACGATCACTTCGGTTCCATCGTCATCCAGCGTCTCGACTGCAACTCTGGCTTCTAGTATGAGCCGTCGGTTGGTAACCTCTAGATCCGCTTGGTCCGCAATCGCTTTTTTGTAGAAGCCCCGAAACGCCTCAACTTGACTTTGCACGTCTTCAATGCGTTGACCTTCATTCGGGGCGATCACGATTCGCACATTTGCGGTACGGATTCTGGCATCAAAATCCAATCCAACTGCAACGGCCTGACACGACTGTAGCAATTTGAGCAATCCGCTCTTGTCCGCTTCGGCACTTCCCTTTGTTTGAAAACTCGCATCTACCCGCCAGACAGCACCTACCGTTCCGCCGTCGATGCGTTTCCACAACCGTCGCGAAAGCTCTGGATTGACCGGGGTTGGCAGTGTTCCGCCGAGAGCCAAGTCAAGCACTTTGCTTTCACCGATGTTCAATACGTCGGCACGCATACGCTTCGTCAACTCGCTCTCAGGTGACCCAAGCCATTCCCAGTCGAGAGCCTTCGCAATTGACGCCCACTGAATGGGTTGGTCGAAACGAATGTGGAACTTCTCAAAGGTTTGCGTCAATTGCCACTCGTGGCCTTGATCGTTGGGTTGCGCCAGCCTCTTCGTCGCCATGTGCAGATCTGATTGAAAGACCTGCACGCTGTCCGCCAGCAGTCCTCTACTGAATCCGTCTTTTTCCTTGACGAACGCGCCTTCGATTTCTTTCAGTGACTGCAAGACTTCATCTCTTACTTTCAGTTCTGCGAGATCCATTCGCAGATAGCTGTCACTTGGCCCAATCACTTCCCATGGACGGCTTGCCGGCCGCTGGAACGATCGTTCGGCTGGCGTCTGGCTCGACTTCGCCAACGATGCGATCCTCAGAGCGTCGTCTGCTGTCGAGACCAGTGCTACGGAGGTGAGGGCCGATGCCATCACAAAGACAGCTGATGCTTTCTGCCACTTTGGAAGCGGCGACGATACAGAGCTCAACATTTTGATCCTCCTGATCAAGTCGTTGGTAGAAACAGAAACCCCGAAAGTTGGTCGGGTCGAGGTGGCCCGAGAGTCGATTCGCAAAGCAAGACTTG
Encoded proteins:
- a CDS encoding helix-turn-helix domain-containing protein, producing MNKKTEKTVGSELVERLERFAKKLEAVDSVDDLSTFLTVRKVKLSLSPATFSGEQVKAVRESLQVSQAVFADFLGVSVGAVRDWEQGINEPIGPVCRIMEEITNDLKSWSRRIRELANVTASC
- the istB gene encoding IS21-like element helper ATPase IstB — protein: MNESLSRTLRELRLGGMAETLEVRLQEATASKLTHLEFLELVLADESLVRNDRKIDRGVRRAGFRDVRRLEDFDFSFNRSIDRAKVFDLASGHFLRGAKDVLMCGPPGTGKSHLAQAIGHAVIRSGAMVYYRSIFDVVRDFLHDEAMGGEEKVLARYLKPDLLIIDDMGMKQLPKRSGEYLFEIIMRRHEVRSTIMTTNRPLEDWGKLIGDVPSASAILDRFLQSAEIMKLTGRSYRLKNAEKSSKGTKAPTGSEAEKDK
- the istA gene encoding IS21 family transposase — translated: MTKSNAIKKLHQQGQSQHQIAEALSVDRKTVRRHLQNQEPAQYAAADSKGTGAPTGSDDPPPVSQAVTSASQCEPFRQLIQDKLDQGLHAQRIFQDLQLERDYQGKYWSVRRFVKKLRTENPQAFRRIEVAPGWEAQVDFGTGAPVVGKDGKRRRTHVLRVVLSHSRKGYAEVVFRQTTDDFIAALENAFWHFGGVPKTVVIDNLRAAVKNPDWYDPELVPKLRAFEQHYGITILPTRPYTPRHKGKVERGVDYVQENALRGRSFATLLEQNDFLTHWEATVADLRIHGTTRKQVGSHFEAAEKDTLLPLPTERFANFSEARRKVNRDGHVAIDRAFYSAPPEYVGRNVWARWDARTVRLLDDDLKTIAVFARSEQGKFNTKTQHIASEKINSVERGSAYLLKKTAFIGVHSTRWSQSMLRQRGIAGTRVLQGLLSLTNQYRCDQIEQACEIAWRHGDFHLRTIRKLIQRGGPVQELMPFLEDHELIRPLADYERFVHECVQNQLTS
- a CDS encoding IS66 family transposase; the protein is MKYGNELLTFLWHDDVPSDNNAGERAIRPAVMIRKNSYCNHSERGALTQSVLMTVFRTLRLRGREPLATILDALAIDAATGNMPPMPQKAE
- a CDS encoding HNH endonuclease, translating into MVSTETRQIEIARAGGRCEYCRMHHSLQGATFHVEHVFPRSAGGSDDAENLALACPSCNLHKSDRVAVASLGWSEPIALFNPRSHLWLDHFEWDEYAIAGKTPIGIATIDALHLNDERRQKIRQAERLFDLFPPEA
- a CDS encoding DUF6036 family nucleotidyltransferase, which gives rise to MLVGSFSSMYYSFPRSTTDADFVIGTSDWDVQALAKSLGNEFKFDPQFSFETFGGSMKNEIQIEGTPFRIELFGLTDQPFDRARFDRRRKVALGGDEVWIPTPEDVILQKLTWSRPKDQEDILGVIAVNHETLTASGDNDHFGSIVIQRLDCNSGF